The following proteins come from a genomic window of Streptomyces sp. GS7:
- the rpmC gene encoding 50S ribosomal protein L29: MSAVTKASELRELNNEELVAKLREAKEELFNLRFQAATGQLENHGRLKAVRKDIARIYTLMRERELGIETVESA, encoded by the coding sequence ATGTCGGCCGTTACCAAGGCGTCCGAGCTGCGCGAGCTGAACAACGAGGAGCTCGTTGCCAAGCTGCGTGAGGCCAAGGAGGAGCTGTTCAACCTCCGCTTCCAGGCGGCGACCGGACAGCTCGAAAACCACGGCCGGCTGAAGGCCGTCCGGAAGGACATCGCCCGGATCTACACCCTGATGCGGGAGCGCGAGCTCGGCATCGAGACGGTGGAGAGCGCCTGA
- the rplE gene encoding 50S ribosomal protein L5, with translation MTATTNAPRLKTRYREEIAGKLKDEFSYENVMQIPGLTKIVVNMGVGDAARDSKLIEGAIRDLTTITGQKPAVTKARKSIAQFKLREGQPIGAHVTLRGDRMWEFLDRLLSLALPRIRDFRGLSPKQFDGRGNYTFGLTEQVMFHEIDQDKIDRTRGMDITVVTTATNDDEGRALLRHLGFPFKEA, from the coding sequence ATGACTGCCACCACCAACGCGCCGCGTCTCAAGACGCGCTACCGCGAAGAGATCGCCGGGAAGCTGAAGGACGAGTTCTCCTACGAGAACGTCATGCAGATCCCCGGCCTGACCAAGATCGTGGTCAACATGGGTGTGGGCGACGCCGCCCGCGACTCCAAGCTGATCGAGGGCGCCATCCGCGACCTCACCACGATCACCGGCCAGAAGCCGGCCGTCACCAAGGCCCGTAAGTCCATCGCGCAGTTCAAGCTGCGTGAGGGCCAGCCGATCGGTGCCCACGTCACCCTCCGCGGTGACCGCATGTGGGAGTTCCTGGACCGCCTGCTGTCGCTCGCGCTGCCGCGTATCCGCGACTTCCGTGGTCTGTCCCCGAAGCAGTTCGACGGTCGGGGCAACTACACCTTCGGTCTCACGGAGCAGGTCATGTTCCACGAGATCGACCAGGACAAGATCGACCGCACCCGGGGTATGGACATCACCGTGGTCACCACGGCGACCAACGACGACGAGGGCCGCGCCCTGCTTCGTCACCTCGGCTTCCCGTTCAAGGAGGCGTGA
- the rplV gene encoding 50S ribosomal protein L22, giving the protein MEARAQARYIRVTPMKARRVVDLIRGMDATEAQAVLRFAPQAASVPVGKVLDSAIANAAHNYDHTDASTLVISEAYVDEGPTLKRFRPRAQGRAYRIRKRTSHITVVVSSKEGTR; this is encoded by the coding sequence ATGGAAGCCAGGGCCCAGGCGCGGTACATCCGCGTCACGCCCATGAAGGCCCGCCGCGTGGTGGACCTTATCCGTGGCATGGATGCCACGGAGGCTCAGGCGGTCCTGCGTTTCGCCCCGCAGGCCGCGAGCGTGCCCGTCGGCAAGGTGCTGGACAGCGCCATTGCCAACGCCGCGCACAACTACGACCACACGGACGCCTCCACGCTCGTCATCAGCGAGGCGTACGTCGACGAGGGCCCGACCCTGAAGCGGTTCCGTCCGCGTGCCCAGGGCCGTGCCTACCGGATCCGCAAGCGGACCAGCCACATCACCGTGGTCGTCAGCAGCAAGGAAGGAACCCGGTAA
- the rplF gene encoding 50S ribosomal protein L6: MSRIGKLPIQVPAGVDVTIEGRTVAVKGPKGSLSHTVAAPIEVAKGEDGVISVTRPNDERQNKALHGLSRTLVANMITGVTQGYSKALEISGVGYRVQAKGSNLEFSLGYSHPIVVEAPEGISFKVESPTKLSVEGIDKQKVGEVAANIRKLRKPDPYKAKGVKYAGEVIRRKVGKAGK; the protein is encoded by the coding sequence ATGTCGCGTATTGGCAAGCTGCCCATCCAGGTTCCCGCTGGTGTGGACGTCACCATCGAGGGCCGCACGGTCGCGGTGAAGGGTCCCAAGGGCTCCCTTTCGCACACCGTCGCGGCGCCCATCGAGGTCGCCAAGGGTGAGGACGGCGTCATCTCCGTCACCCGCCCGAACGACGAGCGGCAGAACAAGGCCCTGCACGGCCTGTCCCGCACGCTGGTGGCGAACATGATCACCGGCGTGACCCAGGGCTACAGCAAGGCGCTTGAGATCAGCGGTGTCGGCTACCGCGTCCAGGCGAAGGGCTCCAACCTGGAGTTCTCGCTGGGCTACAGCCACCCCATCGTCGTCGAGGCGCCCGAGGGCATCTCCTTCAAGGTCGAGTCCCCGACCAAGCTCAGCGTCGAGGGCATCGACAAGCAGAAGGTCGGCGAGGTGGCGGCGAACATCCGCAAGCTGCGCAAGCCTGACCCGTACAAGGCCAAGGGCGTCAAGTACGCCGGCGAGGTCATCCGCCGCAAGGTCGGAAAGGCTGGTAAGTAA
- the rplO gene encoding 50S ribosomal protein L15 produces MAETNPLKVHNLRPAPGAKTAKTRVGRGEASKGKTAGRGTKGTKARYQVPERFEGGQMPLHMRLPKLKGFKNPAHKQFQVVNLDKLAALYPQGGEVTVADLVAKGAVRKNELVKVLGTGEISVAVQVSVDAVSGSAKEKIAAAGGTVTELL; encoded by the coding sequence ATGGCGGAGACCAACCCGCTGAAGGTCCACAACCTCCGTCCTGCCCCGGGTGCCAAGACCGCCAAGACCCGTGTCGGTCGTGGTGAGGCGTCCAAGGGTAAGACCGCAGGTCGTGGTACCAAGGGCACCAAGGCCCGTTACCAGGTTCCGGAGCGCTTCGAGGGTGGGCAGATGCCCCTCCACATGCGCCTCCCGAAGCTGAAGGGCTTCAAGAACCCCGCCCACAAGCAGTTCCAGGTCGTGAACCTGGACAAGCTGGCCGCGCTCTACCCGCAGGGTGGCGAGGTCACGGTGGCCGACCTGGTCGCCAAGGGCGCGGTGCGCAAGAACGAGCTCGTCAAGGTGCTCGGCACCGGCGAGATCTCCGTGGCCGTGCAGGTGTCGGTTGACGCCGTCTCCGGCTCCGCCAAGGAGAAGATCGCCGCCGCCGGCGGCACCGTCACCGAACTCCTCTGA
- the rpsE gene encoding 30S ribosomal protein S5 has protein sequence MAGPQRRGSGAGGGERRDRKGRDGGAAAEKTAYVERVVAINRVAKVVKGGRRFSFTALVVVGDGDGTVGVGYGKAKEVPAAIAKGVEEAKKNFFKVPRIQGTIPHPIQGEKAAGVVLLKPASPGTGVIAGGPVRAVLECAGIHDVLSKSLGSSNPINIVHATVEALQGLQRPEEIAARRGLPLEDVAPAALLRARAGVTA, from the coding sequence ATGGCTGGACCCCAGCGCCGCGGAAGCGGTGCCGGTGGCGGCGAGCGGCGGGACCGGAAGGGTCGCGACGGTGGCGCTGCCGCCGAGAAGACCGCGTACGTTGAGCGCGTTGTCGCGATCAACCGCGTCGCCAAGGTTGTCAAGGGTGGTCGTCGCTTCAGCTTCACCGCGCTGGTCGTGGTGGGCGACGGTGACGGCACCGTAGGTGTCGGTTACGGCAAGGCCAAGGAAGTTCCGGCTGCCATCGCCAAGGGCGTGGAAGAGGCCAAGAAGAACTTCTTCAAGGTCCCCCGTATCCAGGGCACCATCCCGCACCCGATCCAGGGCGAGAAGGCTGCGGGCGTCGTCCTGCTCAAGCCGGCTTCCCCCGGTACCGGTGTGATCGCCGGTGGCCCGGTGCGCGCCGTCCTGGAGTGCGCGGGCATCCACGACGTGCTGAGCAAGTCGCTCGGTTCGTCGAACCCGATCAACATCGTGCACGCCACGGTGGAGGCGCTCCAGGGCCTGCAGCGGCCCGAGGAGATCGCCGCCCGTCGTGGCCTGCCGCTGGAGGACGTTGCTCCCGCCGCTCTGCTGCGGGCGCGTGCTGGGGTGACCGCGTAA
- the rpmD gene encoding 50S ribosomal protein L30 encodes MAHLKITQTKSYIGSKQNHRETLRSLGLKRLNDVVVKEDRPEFRGMVHTVRHLVTVEEVD; translated from the coding sequence ATGGCGCACCTCAAGATCACGCAGACCAAGTCCTACATCGGTAGCAAGCAGAACCACCGTGAGACGCTGCGTTCGCTGGGCCTCAAGCGGCTCAACGACGTGGTGGTCAAGGAGGACCGTCCCGAGTTCCGCGGCATGGTGCACACCGTCCGCCACCTCGTGACGGTTGAGGAGGTCGACTGA
- the rplB gene encoding 50S ribosomal protein L2, with product MGIRKYKPTTPGRRGSSVADFVEITRSTPEKSLVRPLHSKGGRNNAGRVTVRHQGGGHKRAYRVIDFRRHDKDGVPAKVAHIEYDPNRTARIALLHYADGEKRYIIAPRGLQQGDRIENGAGADIKPGNNLPLRNIPVGTTIHAIELRPGGGAKFARSAGASVQLLAREGSMAHLRMPSGEIRLVDVRCRATVGEVGNAEQSNINWGKAGRMRWKGVRPTVRGVVMNPVDHPHGGGEGKTSGGRHPVSPWGKKEGRTRSPKKASNKYIVRRRKTNKKR from the coding sequence ATGGGTATCCGCAAGTACAAGCCGACGACCCCGGGCCGTCGTGGCTCCAGCGTCGCCGACTTTGTCGAGATCACGCGGTCCACGCCGGAGAAGTCGCTGGTCCGCCCGCTGCACAGCAAGGGCGGCCGTAACAACGCCGGTCGTGTGACCGTTCGCCACCAGGGCGGTGGCCACAAGCGCGCCTACCGCGTGATCGACTTCCGTCGTCACGACAAGGACGGCGTGCCGGCCAAGGTCGCGCACATCGAGTACGACCCCAACCGCACCGCGCGCATCGCGCTGCTGCACTACGCAGACGGCGAGAAGCGCTACATCATCGCCCCGCGTGGCCTGCAGCAGGGCGACCGGATTGAGAACGGCGCTGGCGCCGACATCAAGCCGGGCAACAACCTGCCGCTGCGCAACATCCCGGTCGGTACGACCATCCACGCCATCGAGCTGCGGCCCGGCGGCGGCGCGAAGTTCGCCCGTTCCGCGGGTGCCTCCGTGCAGCTGCTGGCGCGGGAGGGCTCCATGGCCCACCTGCGTATGCCGTCCGGCGAGATCCGCCTGGTCGACGTGCGCTGCCGCGCCACCGTCGGCGAGGTCGGCAACGCCGAGCAGTCGAACATCAACTGGGGCAAGGCCGGCCGCATGCGCTGGAAGGGCGTCCGCCCGACCGTGCGTGGTGTCGTGATGAACCCGGTTGACCACCCGCACGGTGGTGGTGAGGGCAAGACCTCCGGTGGTCGCCACCCGGTCTCGCCCTGGGGCAAGAAGGAGGGTCGTACTCGCTCGCCGAAGAAGGCCAGCAACAAGTACATCGTCCGCCGCCGCAAGACGAACAAGAAGCGCTAG
- the rplX gene encoding 50S ribosomal protein L24, producing MKIKKGDLVQVITGKDKGKQGKVIAAYPREDRVLVEGVNRVKKHTKAGQTARGSQTGGIVTTEAPVHVSNVQLVVEQDGKKVVTRVGYRFDDEGNKIRVAKRTGEDI from the coding sequence ATGAAGATCAAGAAGGGCGACCTGGTCCAGGTCATCACCGGTAAGGACAAGGGCAAGCAGGGCAAGGTCATCGCGGCCTACCCCCGCGAGGACCGTGTCCTGGTCGAGGGTGTCAACCGGGTCAAGAAGCACACCAAGGCCGGACAGACCGCTCGTGGTTCGCAGACCGGCGGCATCGTGACGACCGAGGCTCCGGTCCACGTCAGCAACGTGCAGCTGGTCGTGGAGCAGGACGGCAAGAAGGTCGTCACCCGCGTCGGGTACCGCTTCGACGACGAGGGCAACAAGATCCGCGTTGCCAAGCGGACCGGTGAGGACATCTGA
- the rplP gene encoding 50S ribosomal protein L16: MLIPRRVKHRKQHHPKRNGMAKGGTELAFGEYGIQAVTPAYVTNRQIESARIAMTRHIKRGGKVWINIYPDRPLTKKPAETRMGSGKGSPEWWVANVKPGRVMFELSFPNEKVAKEALTRAAHKLPMKCRIVRREAGES, from the coding sequence ATGCTGATCCCTCGCAGGGTCAAGCACCGCAAGCAGCACCACCCGAAGCGGAACGGTATGGCCAAGGGCGGTACCGAGCTGGCCTTCGGTGAGTACGGCATTCAGGCCGTGACCCCGGCCTACGTGACGAACCGGCAGATCGAGTCCGCTCGTATCGCCATGACCCGTCACATCAAGCGTGGCGGCAAGGTGTGGATCAACATCTACCCCGACCGTCCGCTGACGAAGAAGCCGGCCGAGACCCGCATGGGTTCCGGTAAGGGTTCTCCGGAGTGGTGGGTCGCGAACGTCAAGCCTGGTCGGGTGATGTTCGAGCTGTCCTTCCCGAACGAAAAGGTTGCCAAGGAGGCGCTGACCCGCGCCGCCCACAAGCTTCCGATGAAGTGCCGCATCGTTCGGCGCGAGGCAGGTGAATCGTGA
- the rplN gene encoding 50S ribosomal protein L14, producing MIQQESRLRVADNTGAKEILCIRVLGGSGRRYAGIGDVIVATVKDAIPGGNVKKGDVVKAVIVRTVKERRRPDGSYIRFDENAAVILKNDGDPRGTRIFGPVGRELREKKFMKIISLAPEVL from the coding sequence GTGATCCAGCAGGAGTCGCGACTGCGTGTCGCCGACAACACTGGTGCGAAGGAGATCCTTTGCATCCGTGTTCTCGGTGGTTCCGGTCGCCGCTACGCGGGCATCGGTGACGTCATCGTCGCCACCGTCAAGGACGCGATCCCCGGTGGCAACGTGAAGAAGGGTGACGTCGTCAAGGCCGTCATCGTTCGCACCGTCAAGGAGCGCCGCCGTCCGGACGGCTCGTACATCCGCTTCGACGAGAACGCGGCCGTCATCCTCAAGAACGATGGCGACCCCCGCGGCACCCGTATCTTCGGCCCCGTGGGCCGTGAGCTGCGCGAGAAGAAGTTCATGAAGATCATCTCGCTCGCGCCGGAGGTGCTGTAA
- a CDS encoding type Z 30S ribosomal protein S14, with the protein MAKKALIAKAARKPKFGVRAYTRCQRCGRPHSVYRKFGLCRVCLREMAHRGELPGVTKSSW; encoded by the coding sequence ATGGCGAAGAAGGCTCTGATTGCCAAGGCTGCTCGCAAGCCGAAGTTCGGTGTGCGCGCGTACACCCGCTGCCAGCGCTGCGGCCGTCCGCACTCCGTCTACCGCAAGTTCGGCCTGTGCCGCGTGTGCCTTCGTGAGATGGCTCACCGTGGCGAGCTGCCGGGCGTGACCAAGAGCTCCTGGTAA
- the rpsQ gene encoding 30S ribosomal protein S17: MSEKNVTETNERGFRKTREGLVVSDKMDKTVVVAVEDRVKHALYGKVIRRTNKLKAHDEQNAAGVGDRVLLMETRPLSATKRWRIVEILEKAK; this comes from the coding sequence ATGAGCGAGAAGAATGTGACTGAGACGAACGAGCGCGGTTTCCGCAAGACCCGTGAGGGTCTGGTCGTCAGCGACAAGATGGACAAGACCGTCGTCGTCGCCGTCGAGGACCGCGTCAAGCACGCGCTGTACGGCAAGGTCATCCGCCGTACCAACAAGCTCAAGGCGCACGACGAGCAGAACGCTGCCGGTGTCGGCGACCGCGTCCTCCTGATGGAGACCCGGCCGCTGTCCGCCACCAAGCGCTGGCGCATCGTCGAGATCCTCGAGAAGGCCAAGTAA
- the rpsS gene encoding 30S ribosomal protein S19, which yields MPRSLKKGPFVDDHLAKKVDVQNDAGTKNVIKTWSRRSMIVPAMLGHTIAVHDGRKHVPVFVTESMVGHKLGEFAPTRTFRGHEKDDRKSRRR from the coding sequence ATGCCGCGTAGTCTCAAGAAGGGGCCCTTCGTCGACGACCACCTCGCCAAGAAGGTGGACGTACAGAACGATGCAGGCACCAAGAACGTCATCAAGACCTGGTCCCGCCGCTCCATGATCGTCCCGGCCATGCTCGGCCACACGATCGCGGTGCATGACGGCCGCAAGCACGTCCCGGTGTTCGTCACCGAGTCGATGGTCGGCCACAAGCTCGGCGAGTTTGCGCCGACCCGCACCTTCCGCGGCCACGAGAAGGACGACCGCAAGTCGCGTCGTCGCTGA
- the rpsC gene encoding 30S ribosomal protein S3: MGQKVNPHGFRLGVTTDFKSRWYADKLYKDYVKEDVAIRRMMTKGMERAGISKVEIERTRERVRVDIHTARPGIVIGRRGAEADRIRGELEKLTGKQVQLNILEVKNPETDAQLVAQAVAEQLSSRVSFRRAMRKSMQSTMKAGAKGIKIQCGGRLGGAEMSRSEFYREGRVPLHTLRANVDYGFFEAKTTFGRIGVKVWIYKGDVKNIAEVRAENAAARAGNRPARGGNERPRRGGERGGRGRKPQQQSAAAEAPKAEAAAAAPAENPGTEG, encoded by the coding sequence ATGGGCCAGAAGGTAAACCCGCACGGGTTCCGGCTCGGCGTCACGACGGACTTCAAGTCCCGCTGGTACGCCGACAAGCTGTACAAGGACTACGTCAAGGAAGACGTCGCCATTCGTCGCATGATGACGAAGGGCATGGAGCGCGCCGGTATCTCCAAGGTGGAGATCGAGCGCACCCGTGAGCGCGTCCGCGTTGACATCCACACCGCTCGTCCGGGCATCGTCATCGGCCGCCGTGGCGCCGAGGCCGACCGCATCCGCGGTGAGCTGGAGAAGCTGACCGGCAAGCAGGTCCAGCTGAACATCCTCGAGGTCAAGAACCCCGAGACCGATGCTCAGCTCGTGGCCCAGGCCGTCGCCGAGCAGCTGTCGTCCCGCGTCTCCTTCCGTCGCGCCATGCGCAAGAGCATGCAGTCGACGATGAAGGCCGGCGCCAAGGGCATCAAGATCCAGTGCGGTGGCCGTCTCGGCGGCGCCGAGATGTCCCGCTCGGAGTTCTACCGCGAGGGCCGTGTGCCCCTGCACACCCTCCGCGCGAACGTCGACTACGGCTTCTTCGAGGCCAAGACCACCTTCGGCCGTATCGGCGTGAAGGTCTGGATCTACAAGGGCGACGTCAAGAACATCGCCGAGGTGCGCGCCGAGAACGCCGCCGCCCGTGCGGGCAACCGCCCGGCTCGCGGTGGCAACGAGCGTCCGCGTCGCGGTGGCGAGCGTGGCGGTCGCGGCCGCAAGCCGCAGCAGCAGAGCGCCGCTGCCGAGGCCCCCAAGGCCGAGGCCGCTGCCGCTGCTCCGGCGGAGAACCCTGGAACGGAGGGCTGA
- the rplR gene encoding 50S ribosomal protein L18 — translation MAYGVKIAKGNAYKRAAAKRRHIRIRKRISGTPERPRLVVTRSNRGIFAQVIDDIAGHTLASASTLDASIRGGEGDKSAQAQKVGALVAERAKAAGVEAVVFDRGGKQYAGRIAALADAAREAGLKF, via the coding sequence ATGGCATACGGTGTGAAGATCGCTAAGGGCAACGCCTACAAGCGCGCTGCCGCCAAGCGTCGCCACATCCGCATCCGCAAGCGGATTTCGGGTACCCCGGAGCGTCCGCGTCTGGTCGTGACGCGGTCCAACCGCGGCATCTTCGCCCAGGTCATCGACGACATCGCGGGCCACACGCTGGCCTCGGCGTCGACCCTGGACGCGTCGATCCGTGGTGGCGAGGGCGACAAGAGCGCCCAGGCCCAGAAGGTTGGCGCCCTGGTCGCCGAGCGTGCCAAGGCCGCCGGTGTCGAGGCCGTCGTGTTCGACCGTGGTGGCAAGCAGTACGCCGGGCGGATTGCCGCTCTGGCCGACGCCGCCCGCGAAGCCGGGCTGAAGTTCTAA
- the rpsH gene encoding 30S ribosomal protein S8 codes for MTMTDPIADMLTRLRNANSAYHDTVEMPHSKIKSHIAEILQQEGYITGWKTEDAEVGKNLVLELKFGPNRERSIAGIKRISKPGLRVYAKSTNLPKVLGGLGVAIISTSHGLLTGQQAQKKGVGGEVLAYVW; via the coding sequence ATGACCATGACTGACCCCATCGCAGACATGCTGACCCGTCTGCGGAACGCGAACTCGGCTTACCACGACACCGTCGAGATGCCGCACAGCAAGATCAAGTCGCACATCGCGGAGATCCTCCAGCAGGAGGGTTACATCACCGGCTGGAAGACCGAGGACGCCGAGGTCGGCAAGAACCTCGTCCTCGAGCTGAAGTTCGGCCCGAACCGCGAGCGCTCGATCGCCGGCATCAAGCGGATCTCGAAGCCGGGTCTGCGGGTCTACGCCAAGTCCACCAACCTGCCGAAGGTCCTCGGCGGCCTGGGCGTGGCCATCATCTCCACGTCCCACGGTCTCCTGACCGGCCAGCAGGCGCAGAAGAAGGGCGTGGGTGGGGAAGTCCTCGCCTACGTCTGGTAA
- the secY gene encoding preprotein translocase subunit SecY — MLTAFARAFKTPDLRKKLLFTLGIVVLYRIGAHVPVPGVNYANVATCMKQAGANSGLFGLVNMFSGGALLQITIFALGIMPYITASIILQLLTVVIPRLEALKKEGQSGQGKITQYTRYLTVALAVLQGTGLVATARSGALFQSCPVASQIVPNDSIFTTITMVITMTAGTCLIMWLGELVTDRGIGNGMSILMFISIAAGFPSALWQIKLTGKLADGWIEFFAVIAVGLAMVALVVFVEQAQRRIPVQYAKRMIGRRSYGGTSTYIPLKVNQAGVIPVIFASSLLYIPALIAQFSGSKAAWATWIATNFTKGNHPVYIVTYFLLIVFFAFFYVAISFNPEEVADNMKKYGGFIPGIRAGRPTAEYLSYVLNRITWPGSLYLGLIALVPTVALVLFNANQNFPFGGTSILIIVGVGLETVKQIESQLQQRNYEGFLR, encoded by the coding sequence GTGCTCACCGCGTTCGCCCGAGCGTTCAAGACGCCCGACCTGCGCAAGAAGCTGCTGTTCACATTGGGCATCGTCGTGCTCTACCGCATCGGAGCGCACGTCCCCGTCCCTGGGGTGAACTACGCGAACGTCGCGACCTGCATGAAGCAGGCCGGCGCCAACAGCGGGTTGTTCGGCCTGGTGAACATGTTCAGCGGTGGAGCGCTGCTGCAGATCACGATCTTCGCGCTGGGGATCATGCCGTACATCACGGCGAGCATCATCCTCCAGCTGCTGACCGTCGTGATCCCAAGGCTGGAGGCCCTCAAGAAGGAGGGCCAGTCCGGGCAGGGGAAGATCACCCAGTACACCCGCTACCTGACCGTGGCACTGGCCGTGCTGCAGGGCACCGGCCTGGTGGCCACCGCCCGCAGCGGCGCGCTCTTCCAGAGCTGCCCGGTGGCGAGCCAGATCGTGCCCAACGACTCGATCTTCACCACCATCACGATGGTGATCACGATGACCGCCGGCACCTGCCTGATCATGTGGCTCGGTGAGCTGGTCACCGACCGCGGTATCGGCAACGGCATGTCGATCCTGATGTTCATCTCGATCGCCGCCGGTTTCCCGAGCGCCCTGTGGCAGATCAAGCTCACCGGCAAGCTGGCCGACGGCTGGATCGAGTTCTTCGCGGTCATCGCGGTGGGCCTGGCGATGGTCGCCCTGGTGGTCTTCGTCGAGCAGGCGCAGCGGCGCATTCCGGTGCAGTACGCGAAGCGGATGATCGGGCGTCGGTCCTACGGCGGTACGTCCACTTACATCCCGCTCAAGGTCAATCAGGCAGGTGTGATTCCTGTCATCTTCGCGTCGTCGCTGCTCTACATCCCGGCGCTCATCGCACAGTTCAGCGGGTCGAAGGCGGCATGGGCGACCTGGATCGCCACCAACTTCACCAAGGGAAATCACCCGGTTTACATCGTCACGTACTTCTTGCTCATCGTGTTCTTCGCCTTCTTCTACGTGGCCATCAGCTTTAACCCCGAAGAAGTTGCCGACAACATGAAGAAGTATGGTGGCTTCATCCCGGGTATCCGGGCTGGTCGCCCGACGGCCGAGTACCTCAGCTACGTGCTCAACCGGATCACGTGGCCGGGCTCGCTGTATCTGGGGCTGATCGCGCTCGTACCAACAGTGGCGTTGGTGCTGTTCAACGCGAACCAGAACTTCCCGTTCGGCGGGACGAGCATCCTCATCATCGTGGGTGTGGGCCTGGAGACCGTGAAGCAGATCGAGAGCCAGCTTCAGCAGCGCAACTACGAAGGGTTCCTCCGCTGA
- the rplD gene encoding 50S ribosomal protein L4 — MSTIDILSPAGDKAGTVELPTEIFDAKVSVPLIHQVVVAQLAAARQGTHKTKTRGEVRGGGKKPYRQKGTGRARQGSTRAPQFAGGGVVHGPQPRDYSQRTPKKMKAAALRGALSDRARHSRIHVVSGVVEGAVSTKAAKGLFGKISERKNLLLVAERSDEAAWLSARNLPQVHILEPGQLNTYDVLVSDDVVFTKAAFESFVSGPKANAETEGSDA, encoded by the coding sequence ATGAGCACCATTGACATCCTTTCGCCGGCAGGCGACAAGGCCGGGACCGTCGAGCTCCCCACGGAGATCTTCGACGCCAAGGTCAGCGTTCCGCTGATCCACCAGGTCGTCGTCGCGCAGCTGGCCGCGGCCCGTCAGGGCACGCACAAGACCAAGACCCGCGGCGAGGTCCGCGGCGGTGGCAAGAAGCCGTACCGCCAGAAGGGCACCGGCCGCGCGCGCCAGGGTTCGACCCGCGCGCCGCAGTTCGCCGGCGGTGGCGTCGTCCACGGCCCGCAGCCGCGTGACTACTCGCAGCGGACCCCGAAGAAGATGAAGGCCGCCGCGCTGCGCGGTGCCCTCTCCGACCGGGCCCGCCACAGCCGCATCCACGTCGTGTCCGGCGTGGTCGAGGGCGCGGTTTCCACCAAGGCCGCCAAGGGCCTGTTCGGCAAGATCAGCGAGCGCAAGAACCTGCTCCTGGTCGCCGAGCGCTCCGACGAGGCCGCGTGGCTGTCCGCCCGCAACCTGCCCCAGGTCCACATCCTGGAGCCGGGCCAGCTGAACACGTACGACGTGCTCGTCTCCGACGACGTGGTCTTCACCAAGGCCGCCTTCGAGTCCTTCGTGTCCGGCCCCAAGGCCAACGCTGAGACCGAAGGGAGCGACGCCTGA
- the rplW gene encoding 50S ribosomal protein L23, which produces MTEAVVTSKTFTDPRDVLVKPVVSEKSYALLDENKYTFIVAPGANKTQIKQAVEAVFSVKVTGVNTINRQGKRKRTKTGFGKRANTKRAIVTLSEGDRIDIFGGPVS; this is translated from the coding sequence ATGACTGAGGCCGTCGTCACCAGCAAGACCTTCACGGACCCGCGCGACGTTCTCGTCAAGCCGGTGGTTTCCGAGAAGAGCTACGCGCTGCTGGACGAGAACAAGTACACGTTCATCGTCGCGCCCGGCGCGAACAAGACCCAGATCAAGCAGGCCGTCGAGGCGGTCTTCTCGGTCAAGGTCACCGGGGTCAACACGATCAACCGGCAGGGTAAGCGCAAGCGCACCAAGACCGGTTTCGGCAAGCGCGCCAACACCAAGCGCGCCATCGTGACCCTCTCCGAGGGCGACCGAATCGACATCTTCGGCGGCCCGGTCTCCTAA